The Euphorbia lathyris chromosome 4, ddEupLath1.1, whole genome shotgun sequence genomic interval tttgtatttgatttcgattcgatttttcacatttttcgtgcttttcatgtttttcgtcgattttaattatgtaaataaaattttatgattacattgaattaagaaaatataaatattgtaatggtcattacattacatcatgattgtcaaccaaacatggtaatggaattaccattccattccattatattacAACTTTGGTTACATTATGatcttgattacattacattgcattacggcataccaaacgGATCCTAAATGTTAAAGAGCAAAAACAAAGAGTAAGCCATTAATAAATGTATTAATTTCATTATGTTAAGAAATCCAAAAACTCTCTCTTTTTCCCGCGTATTTGATAGAGGAATGGCTTGTGGTGGTTAACAACTTTGTGGGCTACTGCTCTTTAAGCCACCGAAACTGTGCCACAAagggagatagagagagatgagaTTTCAAACCAGATTGGCGTTTAGGGTTTCCCAAATCAAGAACGGAACGCCATTTCCCTCTCAATTTCAAGCCTCACGACTCTTCTGCCACCACCATCACTCAGAGCAGCATCAGAAATGGTCCTTttgattcttctttttttcccTCAGTTATTTCTCCTTCATCCTTAATTTCGAATTATTTGCTTCAATTTAGAGGAATTTAGAATCGGAAGCTTTTGGTAATTGCAGGTCTTCTTCTTTTGGAATTGCCTTTGACATTGATGGGGTCATTCTTCGAGGCCGCGTTCCCGTTGGCGGCTCACCTCAGGCTTTGAAGAGATTATACGGAGAAAATGGTACTCTCATATTCTTCTCTGACTCTGTACACATAATGTACTAACCTGAGTGCGTAAGCTTGTGGATGATTTTTAAGGAAGTGGTAGAGGAAAATGTAATTTGAAAATCAAGTTCAATGAAAAacttaatttgaaaattaagtataatgaaaaatgtaatttgaaaattaagtttaatgaAATGTAACTGTTTGGCTACGCTTAAGTTTTTAGTTAGATCACTAGAGTAGATTTTTTGGTTGAGGTTAAGGAAATGAAGGtgtttttccttttccaaaTTATATAGTACTAGATTGCCAAATGAAGTGAGAGCAGAGCATGCGGCTGATTAATCATTTAATCCTAAAAGTCCAAAAAAGCTTGACTCAGTTCATACCCTGTGAATTCAAGCGAACTAAATCTCTTATTTCAGCTTTAAGATACACGTAGATATCAATTTGCCCATAATCAGGATAGTGAGGGTAATAAGTGTGCTTTTATGACTTTATATGGCAAATTAACCATGTGTTTTCACTTGAAGGGGCGAATTGATTTTTAGTTCTAGTTTTTTCTTTGAATATCTCGGACAGCTAAATAGACTAGATTAAATTTAGATCATAGGAGCAAAATGGGCAGTGCAAAAGTTTGATGTTTGATATAAATGTGAATAGGAACTTTGGGGCATCCTTTGTCTTTCTTCTATTGTTTGTTGTGTTAGATGATATCTAAAGACTGCTTCATTCGTGTTTATTCTCTTCCTTTATTGATTACTGCTCTTTTGCAGGCTCTTTAAAGGTTCCCTTTGTTTTCTTGACTAATGGTGCGTTACTTAAATGAGTTCAGGTTTTACTTATCCAGAGAATTTTATAGATATATGCCGAAAAAGGACAAATGATTCTGTCACGTGCTTCATAATGATGATGACGAGCAGAATGAACTAGGTTATCAGTATTCCTTTGTATATTGAATGAAGTATCTGTTTCTTTAGTTCGATTTGTCTTAAAGATTATAAATACAtaacttttataacttgaaacCAAATTTCCAACTGCAGTTCCAGAAAGTACACCAGTTGACCTGGATCCATCAGaactattatttaatttattaaaaccCCAAAATGATGCAATAAAATATGAGGTTTAGAATTCTAATGAATAAATTGGCATATTGATATGTAATATTTGAATAAAACAAATTCTCCATATGCCTTCTGTTTAGATAGCTGTTTCTTAATGCCTTCTACTTTTTTTATAGCCAGACACACAACTAAGAATTAAATGACTCAAGCCTTATTGTTCTTTTTGATTAGGAGGGGGCATTCCTGAATCTCAACGAGCCCTTGAGTTAACTGACCTTTTGGGAGTGAAGATTTTACCTTCCCAGGTACTGATAAGACATTGTGTTCCCACCCAAAACCTTCAACTGGCAATTTCATTTGGCTGATGGAACATTTGGCATAGTTATTCTTTTGTTCCAATACAGGTTTTACAAGGCCACTCACCTTTTAAAAATCTCTTGAAGAGGTATATCATAAATCCATTAATTTTctgcatgtcttttcgatctaTGCATCTTCAAGTTAGTATAGCATAGCCCTATTTCGCATGCTAGTTttccttattttcttttgtCATGTGCACCACATAGAGGAGAACGAGAACCCTTCTTGCTTGTGTTTGCCATATTTGTGTGCTGTTTTGAAATTTGAACTTAATCACAATATTTCATGAAGATCATTTTGATACATTATCCGCACCTTATAATCAGCAACATGAACCAATAACATGTCTATTAGTAGCAGAAGAGATGAAAGTGGGATGACCAGCTTGGGTTAGCTGTGTTTCCCAGTGCTAACAGCTTACTTGCATATTATCAACGATGGTTCTAATCTCCCTGTCTATTTTGATGATCACAACATAGTAATAGTATGAATCAAGGAAGAAAAAAGATAATGCATCATCCAAGGGAAATGGAAGTATCACACTGAGTAATATGGTTTTTCAGTTTTATTTAGCACTAGATTCCTTTCTTAAATGTGTTTTGGCATATAAGTTAGATGTAATTCTTAGTATCTTGTCCATTTTGTTGTGGCAGTGAAATTCTGCGTTTTGCAGTAATACAAGGAAATTTATTCCATTTATCTTTTGTATagcatacatttttttttatccatttgaTTCGTTCATAATAGCCTACGGCTATTAATTTTAAGCTTTTATCACCACTTTATGTAGTGATAGACTTATTTTTCCCTGTAGATATGAGAATCAACTAATTGTTGCCACTGGGAAAGGGGAACCTGCATATGTAATGTCAGAGTATGGTTTCAAGTATGGTCCCTCTCGTATGTCTTGATCATATAACTGCCTGTTTGAGTAACCATTTTTTCAGATTATGCTATACTATACTTTATATTGGCTCATTTGTTCTCTTTGGCAGAAAGGTTCTCTCTGTAGACGAGTATGCCTCTCTCTTTGAAAATATTGATCCTGTAGCTCAATACAAGAAATGGACAACCAAGCAAGTGTCAAATAGGACTAACAGAACTCTCACAGAGAATATGAAACCAAGATATAATGTTGCTTCTGAAGCAGTTAAAGCTGTATTTGTTGTCAGTGATCCAGTAGATTGGGGCAGAGACATTCAGGTATTTCTCCTTTTTGTTTGTTCGACACTTTGGATTTCTCATGGTAATTCGTGTTGATATGTAATTGCTTAACATAGATATTTCAAAATCATCTAAGCATCATGGTTGGTGTAATTTTGTGGTCATGATTTCTGATTGAGATACTCATGAATTGTATGCTTCGGTGTTCATTTATTTTCATTTGCAAACTACAGTCTCACAAGTTAGAAATTACCCATGGTACTCTTGAGAGAAAAAATTACATGCAAACGAATTCCTGCAAAGATTCTTTTTGGTTTCTGTATATCGATTACATAGGCTTCAAGGTAcataatagaaaaagaaaataataacctTACAGATAGATTAAGTAGGTATAGTTTACTCTTTTCACTTTTAAAAGAAGAATAACTCAAAAGAAATATCAAGAAAGTAGTATGCTTATGTGCACCGTGTTCATCAAATAGTGGCCAAGCTTAAATTGGAGCTTGCATATTCagcaataaataaaatttaatattatttactgGATCAAATCTCATTTTGATAGCCAATGGGTGACCGTGCATACACATAAATGTATGTGCTGGTTTTTCTGTTGATGATTTGGTTTATTTATAGTTGTCTTGGTTTATTGAAGCGTGCAAACACTGGCCCCTGttaccatgtcctgcaattaaatcaacaaatgagGCTGCCATGAATCGAACCCTAGACCACTGGGTCaaactggctctgataccatgtcatggaaccaattgaactaaaagctcgagctgatagttaaaggtccacttcatattaaaaTCTGACAATAGTATACTGCGGATTAACAATCTGAAGACAACAGAAGTGAACATTTTATCTGATTGAATTAGGCATCTCATTTTGATAGTCAATCATAATTGGGTCTCCATgcgtaaaaataaatatttgcaCTAGCATTTCTGTCAATGATTtgctttatttattatataccGTGGATTAACAATCTGAGCAACAGAAGCAGATATTTTCCTGATTGGAGTTATTTGCCTATGGGCTAACGGCTAAACTTCCCTTAGGCTGCTTCCTTAATGTATTGCCTGtaatttgacatataatatcCCTTCAGTTATAGTATTTAAGAGTTACGAACTAAATGACAAGTCACATCAGGTTCTCTGTGACATCTTAAGATCTGGAGGCCTTCCTGGCCAGGAAAATGGGCATCAACCTCCTTTATATTTTGCTGCTGATGATCTCGAATACCAGGTTAGTagttatttgttttgatttggGTTGGACTTTCTAGTTCCTTCCATATTGGTGTTCTTTCATATCTAATATTATAGATGGTTAAACCTTTTTGTTAGCATTAACTCAAGTAGTTTTTTGCTGATTTGTAGGAAGACTGACCATTGTATTCAGTTTCTTTGTTTTATTGAAGTTGTCGGaaaacttgataattctattATTTAAAACAGGCTGCATTTCCTTCAAAGCGTCTTGGAATGGGTGCATTCAGAATGGCTCTGGAAAGCATCTTCAACAGGTAGGGTTAGTCTCATGTAATTTAAACCGTCCAAATTAATTTGAAGTCCTATTGTTTCTTAATTAAGACTGCATCTTTGTGAATGGTTAAACTTCATAGATAAATAGGTACTGATTTTGATGTCTAAATGGCACTAAACTGCTGAGTGCTATCTTGCTAGTTGCCCTACTGCGAATGACTTCTGCAGTAGTATTTTATACATTTCGCATTGTTTGCAGAATTCATCACGATGCTTTAAAGTATACAACTTTTGGGAAACCAAATCCACCCGTATTCCAGAATGCTGAAGCTGTATTGAACCAACTTCAGCTGTTTTGCCAGACTGAAGCTAATCTCAAGGAATGTGGAAACCCTGGATCTTTTCCTCTAAATACTCTTTATATGATTGGAGATAATCCCTCGGTTGACGTCAAAGGTGCACAGCAGGTTTGTTCTGTTTGTTTCTTGTCCATTTCCGCTATCCTACGCAATCAATAAGTTTAAACAGATGAAAGAATCTtggttctttttcttctttccatTTTCAGGCAGGAAATTCATGGTTTTCTATCTTGACAAGGACCGGTGTTTTTCGAGGAGAACATAACGATGCAGAGTTTCCCGCAGATATGGCAAGTTGTATAAACTTGTGTTCACATACTTAAATAATATATCCATGTAGTATTACAAGAAGAATCTTCGCTTCATTTATATGCAGGTTGTGAATACTGTGGAAGAGGCAGTAGAGTATATTCTGCAGAGGGAGAGGGACAGGGAGTGTATAAGTAGGGGAAATTTTGAGTCCTGAATTCAATTCATACTTGCATTCATCCTGATGACATTGCTTTGTGATTACCACAATTTTATTCTCCATTTATGAGCTCGGTACAGCAATATGTATACTCATTTTCAATAAACATTTTGTTGTAAGAATTTGTAGCTACCATGTCCTTTCGCTGTGGTTTATGAGTAGGGGTGTTGAAAGAGGTTGTCCATGTCGGGCCATAATCGTGGTATGTGTTTTATATGTTctatataattaaatatgatATAGTCCTTATCAAACTCGTACGAGTTGAGTCGGCCAGATTTCAAACCGTCTCAATAAGAAGAATTGAACTCAGTCAAGACTCAGTCCTGAAGTGGTCGAATCGGTGTTGACTAGTACAAATCAGCCGAGTCAGTCGAGTTTCGGAAACAAGCTGAAACTTGGAAAAGACGGAAAAGAACTAAATGGTTCATTCATTTGGGAAAACTATAAAAGTCCTACATAAATGCACAAACCGTTTTAAGGAATTAACTAATTATTATTTAACTCCTTTAAACGCATATCTTCAATCATAACATGATGCATCTCAATTAAAACCTTAATAATCCCAAATCAAACCTATCATAATTTCCACCTGATGTCTGAATCGTCAGAATTTGTACATATTTTGTGTACCTAGAACAAAAAGACAGAGATGGCCCATTttctataaaattaataatttcaacaaattattatatttcgTTTATCCTTGAATCGCATATATTCACTTGATGCTTTCTTCTGTATATTCTCCCTCCATATTTCAAAAATCTTTGCTTTGATCCTTCTTGTCTCCTTCTCTGATACCTCATTTCTCACTTTCACATCAACAATGGCGCCAATTGATCCTCACTCTTTCGCAGATTCTTCTCACCCGCTCACCACCCATATTTCCCTTTCTCTTTATTTCGATTTCTCCTCCTCCACCATCCATGCCACCGCTTTACTCTCCCTCGCCGCCCCTCACACCGGCCAACTCTCCCTCGACACTCGCTCTCTATCTATTCACAAAGTGATTGACCCTCAAACCCTAACccctctccctttctctctttCCCCAATTGATCCCATCAAGGGTTCTCACCTCACTGTCTCTCTTCAAAACCATTCTTCTCTTCTCATCTTCTTTTCCACTTCCCCTTCTTCCACCGCTCTCCAATGGCTCTCTCCGCCTCAAACTTTCCGAAAGATCCATCCGTTTGTTTATACCCAATGTCAATCAATCCATGCTCGTTCTGTTTTCCCTTGCCAGGATACCCCAGCTGCCCGTATTTGTTACTCAGCGAGACTCAACATTCCTCATCAGCTCTCCGCCGTTATGTCAGCTAGACACGCTGACCGGCGAGAGCCTGTTATTGGGGATGTGAATGAAATTGCAACGGCTGATGATGCTGGGTTTGATTTCCGGTCACTGTGGTGTGCGGAAGGGAGAGTGGTGGAGGAGTTTGTTATGGAGCAGCCGATTCCGCCATATCTGTTTGCGTTTGCGGTTGGGGAATTGGGTTTCAGAGAGGTGGGGCCGAGAACAAAGGTTTATTCAGAGGCGGTAGCTGAAGTGTTGGATTCGGCGGCTAGGGAATTTGCAGGGACTGAGGAGATGATAGGGCAAGGGGAAAAGCTGTTTGGTCCGTACGAGTGGGAGAGGTTTGATTTGTTAGTGTTGCCCCCTAGTTTTCCATATGGAGGAATGGAGAATCC includes:
- the LOC136225586 gene encoding mitochondrial hydrolase YKR070W-like isoform X1, which translates into the protein MRFQTRLAFRVSQIKNGTPFPSQFQASRLFCHHHHSEQHQKWSSSFGIAFDIDGVILRGRVPVGGSPQALKRLYGENGSLKVPFVFLTNGGGIPESQRALELTDLLGVKILPSQVLQGHSPFKNLLKRYENQLIVATGKGEPAYVMSEYGFKKVLSVDEYASLFENIDPVAQYKKWTTKQVSNRTNRTLTENMKPRYNVASEAVKAVFVVSDPVDWGRDIQVLCDILRSGGLPGQENGHQPPLYFAADDLEYQAAFPSKRLGMGAFRMALESIFNRIHHDALKYTTFGKPNPPVFQNAEAVLNQLQLFCQTEANLKECGNPGSFPLNTLYMIGDNPSVDVKGAQQAGNSWFSILTRTGVFRGEHNDAEFPADMVVNTVEEAVEYILQRERDRECISRGNFES
- the LOC136225586 gene encoding mitochondrial hydrolase YKR070W-like isoform X2, with amino-acid sequence MRFQTRLAFRVSQIKNGTPFPSQFQASRLFCHHHHSEQHQKWSSSFGIAFDIDGVILRGRVPVGGSPQALKRLYGENGGGIPESQRALELTDLLGVKILPSQVLQGHSPFKNLLKRYENQLIVATGKGEPAYVMSEYGFKKVLSVDEYASLFENIDPVAQYKKWTTKQVSNRTNRTLTENMKPRYNVASEAVKAVFVVSDPVDWGRDIQVLCDILRSGGLPGQENGHQPPLYFAADDLEYQAAFPSKRLGMGAFRMALESIFNRIHHDALKYTTFGKPNPPVFQNAEAVLNQLQLFCQTEANLKECGNPGSFPLNTLYMIGDNPSVDVKGAQQAGNSWFSILTRTGVFRGEHNDAEFPADMVVNTVEEAVEYILQRERDRECISRGNFES